Proteins from one Candidatus Hydrogenedentota bacterium genomic window:
- a CDS encoding pyrroloquinoline quinone-dependent dehydrogenase, giving the protein MTFTRTATLLATMALAFTAQAGDPDSEWRYYGQDPGGARYSPLDQINRDNVGALERAWTCRTGDIGPGKTHYAECTPLIVDGVMYVITPFSRLIAIDATTGEEAWRFTPEPPLDLKETAGGGLASRGVTYWKSGTKERIFLPVRDGRVYSIDIKTRRPDPVFADAGCLNLRAGIPDGGAFFFLSSPPAVCKDVLLQPYGIDDTSARRLHYVPLRAFDAHTGKPAWTFNTVPQPGQFGNDTWGGDSWKNRAGCNPWAPISADLDRGIFYVPVGAPNSDKVGVDRPGDNLFGNSIVALNALNGERLWHFQIVHHDLWDYDAPAMPSLFEIERNGEAIPAVAVVGKHGQTFTFNRVSGEPLFPIEERPVPASDVPGEVASPTQPFPTKPPAFSRNRMSRDDLHSTDSDKLTELQAFYDTLRSEGPFTPPSAQGSVVIPGQLGGANWSGAAIAPGGMMYITANELPYVTSIKPSDGPFGFTPSARHFLDSKGKPAIKPPWGTLTKIDLAKGELVWQKPLGNFAELNLGEEPTGTMNFGGGTVTAGGLFFVAAALDAKLRAFDMESGEVLAEFPLEVPGQGAPVTWLGADGRQYVAVFAGGGGKAGSPSGDYVIAFRLPGNP; this is encoded by the coding sequence ATGACCTTCACACGCACCGCGACCCTCCTCGCAACCATGGCCCTCGCCTTCACAGCCCAGGCTGGAGACCCTGATAGCGAATGGCGCTATTACGGTCAGGATCCCGGCGGCGCGCGGTACTCTCCCCTGGATCAGATCAACCGCGACAATGTCGGCGCCCTCGAACGCGCCTGGACCTGTCGCACGGGTGATATCGGCCCCGGCAAAACCCACTACGCGGAATGCACGCCGCTGATCGTGGACGGTGTGATGTACGTGATCACGCCCTTCTCGCGACTCATCGCCATTGATGCAACGACGGGCGAAGAAGCCTGGCGCTTTACGCCCGAACCGCCGCTGGACCTGAAAGAGACGGCGGGCGGCGGTCTGGCCAGCCGGGGTGTCACCTACTGGAAATCCGGCACGAAAGAGCGCATCTTCCTGCCCGTGCGGGATGGACGCGTCTATTCTATCGACATTAAGACGCGCCGGCCCGATCCCGTTTTCGCCGACGCGGGCTGCCTGAACCTCCGCGCGGGCATCCCGGATGGCGGCGCCTTCTTCTTCCTCAGTTCGCCCCCCGCAGTCTGCAAGGACGTACTCCTCCAGCCTTACGGCATCGACGATACTTCAGCGCGGCGCCTGCACTATGTGCCCCTGCGCGCCTTCGACGCCCACACGGGCAAGCCCGCCTGGACCTTTAACACGGTGCCCCAACCGGGCCAGTTCGGCAACGACACCTGGGGCGGTGATAGCTGGAAGAACCGCGCGGGCTGCAACCCCTGGGCTCCCATCAGTGCGGACCTGGATCGTGGCATTTTCTACGTACCCGTGGGCGCGCCCAACAGCGACAAAGTGGGCGTAGACCGCCCCGGCGACAATCTCTTCGGCAATTCCATCGTGGCGTTGAACGCGCTCAACGGCGAACGCCTCTGGCACTTTCAGATCGTCCACCACGACCTATGGGACTATGATGCCCCCGCCATGCCCAGCCTTTTCGAAATCGAGCGAAATGGCGAAGCAATTCCGGCGGTGGCTGTCGTGGGCAAGCACGGCCAGACCTTCACCTTCAATCGCGTAAGCGGCGAGCCGCTGTTCCCCATCGAAGAGCGGCCCGTTCCGGCGAGTGACGTGCCGGGTGAAGTGGCTTCGCCCACGCAGCCTTTCCCCACGAAGCCTCCCGCCTTTTCGCGCAACCGCATGAGCCGGGATGACCTCCATTCAACCGACTCCGACAAGCTCACAGAGCTTCAAGCCTTCTATGACACCTTGCGCTCCGAAGGTCCCTTCACGCCGCCGTCGGCCCAGGGCTCCGTGGTCATCCCCGGTCAGCTCGGCGGCGCCAACTGGTCCGGCGCGGCCATCGCACCCGGCGGGATGATGTACATCACGGCCAACGAGCTCCCCTACGTCACCTCCATCAAGCCCAGCGACGGACCCTTTGGTTTTACGCCGAGCGCACGTCACTTTCTCGATAGCAAAGGCAAACCCGCGATCAAACCACCCTGGGGCACCCTCACCAAGATCGATCTCGCGAAGGGTGAACTGGTCTGGCAGAAGCCGCTGGGCAATTTCGCGGAGCTCAACCTGGGCGAAGAGCCGACCGGCACAATGAACTTCGGCGGCGGCACGGTGACGGCGGGCGGGCTCTTCTTCGTGGCGGCGGCGCTCGATGCAAAGCTCCGCGCCTTCGATATGGAGAGCGGCGAGGTGTTGGCCGAGTTTCCCCTCGAAGTTCCGGGCCAGGGCGCACCGGTGACGTGGCTCGGTGCGGACGGCAGGCAGTACGTGG
- the aqpZ gene encoding aquaporin Z yields the protein MNRYGAEFLGTFWLVLGGCGSAVLAAAFPEVGIGLLGVSFAFGLTVLTMAYSIGHISGCHLNPAVSIGLAAGGRFPAKDLPAYIISQVLGAIAAGGVLYVIATGKVGAEIGGFASNGFGEHSPGGYSMVAALVTEIVMTAFFLFIIMGSTDDRAPKGFAPIAIGLGLTLIHLISIPVTNTSVNPARSTGVALFVGDWAIAQLWLFWVAPIIGAVIGAVAYKALAESKS from the coding sequence ATGAACCGATATGGTGCGGAATTCCTGGGTACGTTCTGGCTGGTTTTGGGTGGTTGCGGAAGCGCGGTGCTGGCCGCGGCCTTCCCGGAAGTCGGCATTGGCCTCCTCGGCGTTTCTTTCGCCTTCGGCCTCACGGTGCTGACGATGGCCTACTCCATCGGCCACATCTCGGGCTGTCACCTGAACCCGGCGGTGTCCATCGGCCTCGCGGCGGGCGGTCGCTTTCCCGCGAAGGATCTTCCGGCCTACATCATCTCTCAGGTGCTCGGCGCCATCGCAGCGGGCGGCGTGCTGTACGTCATCGCGACGGGTAAAGTCGGCGCGGAGATTGGCGGCTTCGCCTCCAACGGCTTCGGGGAACATTCTCCCGGCGGCTACTCCATGGTGGCCGCGCTCGTCACTGAAATCGTCATGACGGCCTTCTTCCTCTTCATCATAATGGGCTCCACCGACGACCGCGCGCCCAAGGGCTTCGCCCCCATCGCCATCGGCCTGGGGCTCACCCTGATCCACTTGATCAGCATCCCCGTTACCAACACCTCCGTCAACCCCGCCCGCAGCACCGGCGTGGCCCTTTTCGTCGGCGATTGGGCCATCGCCCAGTTGTGGCTCTTCTGGGTTGCCCCCATCATCGGCGCGGTCATCGGCGCGGTGGCCTACAAGGCGCTGGCCGAGTCGAAGTCCTGA